A single genomic interval of Shewanella psychropiezotolerans harbors:
- the rsgA gene encoding small ribosomal subunit biogenesis GTPase RsgA, translating to MSKKKPLSQGQRRRMRANQEKRLQRKDSGSNAPELQDSSLEPEQLGTVISRFGQHADVETESGQVVRCNIRRNIQSLVTGDKVIVRLAVEMSTTIAGVVEAVHPRHSLLSRPDLYDGIKIIAANIDQILIVSSIVPSFTTQIIDRYLVAAEDTGISPIIVLNKIDLLTDEDRPEVEAALKRYQDIGYQVYQISSHTGQGVDDIKALLNEKVSIFVGQSGVGKSSIINAMMPDAELAIGDVSQNSGLGQHTTTTAKLMHFASGGDLIDSPGVREFALWHLPAERVGECFIEFREYLGTCKFRDCKHKNDPGCAITEAFHDGKIAEDRYNNYHKIIASLNEMRHARQFRASDE from the coding sequence GTGAGTAAAAAGAAACCCCTAAGTCAGGGTCAAAGACGCCGTATGCGAGCCAATCAAGAGAAAAGGCTACAACGGAAAGATTCAGGTAGCAATGCCCCTGAATTACAGGATAGTTCACTTGAGCCAGAACAGCTCGGAACTGTTATATCTCGTTTCGGCCAACATGCCGATGTAGAAACCGAATCAGGACAAGTTGTGCGGTGTAATATTCGCCGTAATATTCAAAGTCTGGTCACTGGTGACAAAGTGATCGTGCGTTTGGCTGTAGAAATGTCGACCACGATAGCCGGCGTGGTCGAAGCCGTCCACCCTCGTCATTCGCTGCTTTCGCGGCCAGATCTTTATGACGGCATCAAGATCATTGCGGCTAATATCGATCAAATCTTGATTGTCTCTTCGATTGTCCCAAGTTTTACGACTCAAATAATCGACCGTTATTTAGTTGCAGCAGAAGACACTGGCATTTCACCGATAATCGTCCTCAATAAGATCGATCTCCTCACCGACGAAGATCGCCCTGAAGTAGAGGCTGCACTCAAGCGTTATCAAGATATAGGCTATCAAGTCTACCAAATAAGCAGTCATACCGGCCAAGGCGTCGATGACATAAAAGCCTTATTGAATGAAAAAGTCAGTATTTTTGTCGGCCAATCAGGTGTAGGTAAGTCATCAATCATTAACGCTATGATGCCTGATGCCGAGCTAGCAATTGGTGATGTTTCTCAAAATTCAGGCCTGGGACAACACACGACCACGACAGCCAAGTTAATGCATTTTGCTAGCGGAGGCGATCTGATTGATTCTCCGGGAGTTCGAGAATTTGCGCTATGGCACTTACCAGCCGAAAGAGTGGGTGAGTGTTTTATCGAGTTCCGGGAATATCTAGGCACTTGTAAATTCAGAGACTGTAAACACAAAAATGATCCTGGTTGTGCCATCACCGAAGCATTTCATGATGGCAAAATCGCAGAAGATCGATACAACAATTATCATAAAATTATCGCCAGCTTAAATGAAATGCGCCATGCCAGACAGTTTAGAGCCAGTGATGAATAA
- the orn gene encoding oligoribonuclease, which produces MVADANNLIWVDLEMTGLDPETDRVIEIATIVTDKELNILAEGPVIAIHQTDEQLAIMDDWNQKHHGESGLVKRVRSSQYSEDDAIAMTIEFISQYVPQGTSPMCGNSIGQDRRFMNRYMPKLEDYFHYRNIDVSTIKELTRRWKPELMDGFTKQGTHKALVDIQESIAELQYYRAKVFKI; this is translated from the coding sequence ATGGTTGCAGATGCAAACAATCTCATTTGGGTAGATTTAGAGATGACTGGGTTAGATCCAGAGACCGATAGGGTCATAGAGATCGCAACAATAGTGACAGATAAAGAGTTAAATATTCTTGCTGAAGGGCCTGTTATTGCGATTCATCAGACTGATGAACAGCTCGCTATAATGGACGATTGGAACCAAAAGCATCATGGGGAGTCAGGATTAGTCAAGCGAGTGCGCAGCAGTCAATATAGTGAAGACGATGCCATTGCCATGACGATAGAGTTTATTTCTCAATATGTTCCTCAAGGCACATCACCTATGTGTGGTAACAGCATAGGTCAAGATCGACGTTTTATGAACCGGTACATGCCAAAGCTAGAAGATTACTTTCACTATCGTAATATAGATGTAAGTACTATCAAGGAGCTAACCAGGCGTTGGAAGCCAGAGCTTATGGATGGGTTTACTAAGCAGGGAACCCATAAGGCACTCGTGGATATCCAGGAGTCTATTGCCGAATTGCAGTATTATCGCGCAAAAGTATTCAAAATTTGA
- a CDS encoding NAD(P)H-hydrate dehydratase — translation MLENASVLPCELYKASQIREAELGLVSSGLASYIDLVESAGEAAYRQLVKRKNSTTPVLVLAGYGNNGADAFVCARYLLEAGFDVSLMAVSRPVNPKEAKVIAAEFIHARDGFKAEAGVIETPNIEKIVAAEVIIDGLLGLGLKGEPRDPFRDIIAAINCSKAWVFSLDVPSGLNADTGSGLCSVQANMTLTFGGLKQGLLTGHARQCVGELVFAELGLLPYLPGSKVTRVSSDLFADMLSPRARDTHKGLSGKVTVIGGDKGMAGAIRLAAEACLRAGTGLVTVLSRPEHQHTINAGRPELMFWGCELVDMEVYFRLGWANTLLIGPGLGKLAWGYNLLKAVGLSDKPCVLDADALNLLSEEPCNNDNWVLTPHSGEAARLLGITTAEVERDRFAAVENIQQRYGGIVVLKGPGTLVYDGKECVVAPVGNPGLASGGCGDVLSGIIAALISQGFSLFDAAIMGVVVHGEAADRAAIAGERGMLASDLMPHIRPLVNHL, via the coding sequence ATGTTAGAAAATGCTTCGGTACTCCCTTGTGAACTGTATAAGGCTTCACAAATAAGAGAGGCTGAGCTGGGTCTGGTTAGTAGTGGCCTCGCTAGTTATATAGATTTAGTCGAATCAGCTGGCGAGGCGGCCTATCGACAGCTAGTCAAAAGGAAAAACAGTACAACCCCTGTCTTGGTGCTTGCTGGTTACGGTAATAATGGTGCCGATGCCTTCGTCTGTGCGAGATACTTGTTAGAAGCAGGTTTCGATGTCTCCTTGATGGCAGTGTCTAGACCTGTTAATCCCAAAGAGGCTAAGGTGATCGCTGCTGAGTTTATCCATGCTCGTGATGGTTTTAAGGCTGAAGCTGGAGTCATAGAGACTCCAAATATAGAGAAAATAGTGGCGGCGGAAGTCATCATAGATGGTTTATTAGGCCTAGGGTTGAAGGGAGAGCCTAGAGACCCATTTCGAGATATCATTGCTGCGATCAATTGCAGTAAAGCTTGGGTCTTTAGTTTGGATGTACCATCGGGTCTAAATGCCGATACAGGCAGTGGTCTCTGCTCTGTTCAAGCGAATATGACCCTGACCTTTGGCGGTTTGAAGCAAGGCTTGCTGACTGGGCATGCCAGACAATGTGTCGGCGAGTTGGTCTTTGCAGAGCTTGGACTCTTGCCCTATTTGCCAGGATCTAAGGTGACTCGTGTTTCGAGTGATCTCTTCGCCGACATGCTCTCCCCCAGAGCAAGAGATACACATAAAGGTCTTTCGGGGAAAGTCACTGTTATTGGTGGTGATAAGGGCATGGCAGGAGCTATTAGACTGGCGGCAGAAGCTTGCTTAAGAGCGGGTACCGGGTTAGTCACTGTGTTATCAAGGCCTGAGCATCAGCACACGATCAATGCCGGCCGACCGGAATTGATGTTTTGGGGATGTGAGCTAGTCGATATGGAAGTTTATTTCAGACTGGGATGGGCGAACACATTACTCATAGGGCCAGGTTTAGGGAAGCTGGCATGGGGCTATAACCTACTTAAGGCGGTGGGATTGAGTGATAAACCATGCGTACTGGATGCTGATGCCCTTAACTTGCTGAGTGAGGAGCCTTGTAATAATGATAACTGGGTACTGACTCCCCATAGTGGAGAAGCGGCCCGATTACTGGGAATCACTACTGCTGAAGTTGAGCGGGATAGGTTTGCTGCGGTTGAAAATATACAGCAACGATACGGTGGCATTGTTGTCCTAAAAGGTCCAGGAACCTTAGTATATGATGGAAAAGAATGTGTTGTGGCTCCTGTGGGTAACCCTGGTTTAGCGAGCGGAGGTTGTGGGGATGTGCTGTCAGGTATAATTGCTGCATTGATTTCTCAGGGTTTTAGCCTATTCGATGCAGCCATAATGGGGGTTGTGGTTCATGGTGAGGCAGCTGACCGAGCGGCTATTGCAGGAGAGCGTGGTATGCTCGCGAGTGACTTGATGCCCCATATTCGCCCTCTGGTTAATCATCTTTAA
- the tsaE gene encoding tRNA (adenosine(37)-N6)-threonylcarbamoyltransferase complex ATPase subunit type 1 TsaE: MASVKVFLDNEQDTVELGKRLAHVITPPLTLNLSGELGAGKTTLSRGLIQALGHEGAVKSPTYALVEPYELGDIELFHFDLYRLSDPEELEYMGIRDYFTDKSICLVEWPDRGHGLMPVADISIAIKYVGTSREVEITSGSTKGQVLLSKLK; encoded by the coding sequence ATGGCATCGGTTAAAGTTTTTCTAGATAATGAGCAAGATACAGTGGAGCTGGGTAAGCGATTAGCGCACGTCATTACCCCGCCTTTAACACTGAATTTATCGGGTGAACTTGGTGCAGGGAAAACGACTTTAAGCCGAGGCTTGATTCAGGCATTGGGTCATGAAGGAGCGGTAAAGAGCCCAACTTACGCCCTGGTTGAACCCTACGAGTTAGGTGATATTGAGCTATTTCATTTCGATCTATACAGGTTGAGCGATCCCGAAGAGCTTGAATATATGGGTATCAGAGATTATTTCACCGATAAGAGTATATGTCTCGTTGAGTGGCCTGATAGGGGGCATGGATTAATGCCTGTAGCCGATATCAGTATTGCAATTAAATATGTGGGTACTAGTCGAGAAGTTGAAATAACTTCAGGATCAACCAAAGGGCAAGTATTGCTAAGTAAACTTAAATAA
- a CDS encoding N-acetylmuramoyl-L-alanine amidase gives MIKIENLLKAILVMLTLSTSFVVHSANKLDGVRIWAAPESTRVVFDLTHAPKYTHFNLTSPYRLVVDLKGTTTSLNLSKLANNSKLVKRVRISKPPSKGTLRLVIDLVKPVKANLFSLPPTAPYGNRLVVDLDDSRSSVTVSQPSKPTQKLRDVVVAIDAGHGGDDPGSIGPSGIYEKKVVLEIAKKVAAKINATPGMRAVMTRTGDYFVNLNKRSEIARNSKADLLISIHADAFTSPQPRGASVWVLSMRRANSEIGRWLEHKEKHSELLGGAGEIIQNTDNEQYLAMTLLDMSMDRSMAISHNIADDVLVNLGKVTKLHKHKPESASFAVLKSPDIPSILVETGFISNHKEERLLSQRQHQNNIANAVHKGVVKYFENNPPVNSLMASKGSRKHNVRKGESLSVIAHRYQVSVTSIKKANNLKSNNIRIGQKLVIPRA, from the coding sequence ATGATAAAAATCGAAAATCTTCTCAAAGCTATACTTGTGATGCTGACACTAAGTACCTCTTTTGTTGTCCATAGTGCCAACAAGCTAGATGGTGTGCGTATCTGGGCCGCTCCAGAGTCGACTCGAGTCGTTTTCGATCTCACTCATGCACCTAAATATACGCATTTCAATCTGACTAGTCCTTATCGACTCGTCGTCGATCTCAAGGGAACCACGACCTCATTAAATCTCAGCAAATTGGCTAATAACAGTAAATTGGTTAAGAGGGTGAGGATAAGTAAACCGCCTTCTAAGGGGACCTTACGTCTAGTTATCGATCTGGTAAAACCGGTAAAAGCGAACCTATTTTCGCTGCCGCCAACGGCTCCCTATGGAAATCGCTTAGTGGTAGACCTGGATGACAGTCGTTCTTCTGTCACTGTGAGTCAGCCGAGTAAACCGACCCAGAAGCTGAGAGACGTCGTTGTCGCCATAGATGCGGGTCATGGGGGAGACGATCCTGGCTCTATCGGACCATCGGGGATCTATGAGAAAAAAGTGGTACTGGAAATTGCTAAGAAAGTAGCGGCTAAAATCAACGCAACACCGGGCATGAGAGCCGTCATGACTCGCACTGGTGATTACTTTGTGAATCTAAATAAGCGCTCTGAAATTGCCAGAAATAGTAAAGCGGATCTTCTGATTTCAATTCATGCCGACGCATTTACCTCGCCACAACCTAGGGGCGCATCGGTTTGGGTCTTGTCTATGAGGCGTGCGAATAGTGAAATCGGTCGCTGGCTAGAGCATAAAGAGAAGCATTCAGAGCTCTTGGGTGGTGCCGGTGAGATTATCCAAAATACCGATAATGAACAATATTTGGCTATGACCTTGCTGGATATGTCTATGGATAGATCTATGGCTATTAGCCATAACATAGCCGACGATGTACTTGTTAACTTAGGTAAAGTGACCAAACTGCATAAGCACAAGCCTGAATCGGCAAGTTTTGCAGTACTAAAATCACCCGATATCCCTTCCATTTTGGTTGAAACTGGCTTTATCTCTAATCACAAAGAAGAGAGATTGTTGTCTCAAAGACAGCATCAGAATAATATTGCCAATGCGGTACACAAGGGTGTTGTCAAGTATTTCGAGAATAATCCGCCGGTTAATTCTTTGATGGCAAGTAAAGGTTCGCGAAAGCATAATGTTCGCAAGGGTGAATCCCTGTCTGTTATTGCTCACAGGTATCAAGTGTCAGTTACTAGCATTAAGAAAGCCAATAATCTAAAGTCTAACAACATTCGAATCGGTCAAAAGTTAGTTATTCCAAGAGCTTAA
- the mutL gene encoding DNA mismatch repair endonuclease MutL, whose protein sequence is MTIQILPPQLANQIAAGEVVERPASVIKELVENSLDAGATRVDIEIEKGGSKLIKIHDDGSGIPKEELSLALSRHATSKLSTLDDLDAILSFGFRGEALASISSVSRLTLTSRTAEQSEAWQAYAEGSDMAVKVIPAAHPVGSTVEAVDLFFNTPARRRFLKSDKTEFTHIDEWLKRIALVRGDIHFTLKNNGKVVRNYRPAKTSDQYLQRLAQISGKKFAQQALEVKCEHEGLNLSGYIQSPYFEGPASDTQYFYVNGRLVRDRLVNHAVRQAFAEHVTGAQASYVLMLELDPHQVDVNVHPAKHEVRFHQSRYVHDYILQALQSALSQVGNPVFSAEEQGNLEVFPSSYQAGVQESQRVNEPDGRKVSTTAHLPLDKGPSTSPVGSQHEYSIASSSSYSGSKSGLRPSSTARPQAELPSAAAIASYGALLTTPVVPSLGRSELANEQQAMPPVLDARYWVLTQGDKLTLLSIEAIASRLLQISIFAKLDGGLISQPLLMPVSIPMDDDWKETIEHRELVLRKIGIELTIRLGQLIIKKVPPYLRQSQLVSVIPELLQWFRFEEPGQEALASWIAKHCEINFESPAQIWQDLMLAEQSLREELMTDVISLPWQVWLEKGH, encoded by the coding sequence ATGACTATTCAGATATTGCCACCTCAGTTAGCTAACCAAATTGCGGCGGGTGAAGTTGTCGAAAGACCGGCTTCAGTCATCAAGGAGTTAGTTGAAAATAGCTTAGATGCTGGTGCGACCCGAGTCGATATAGAGATCGAGAAGGGCGGCAGTAAACTGATTAAAATTCATGATGATGGTTCGGGGATCCCGAAAGAAGAGCTGAGCTTGGCTCTGTCCAGACACGCCACCTCTAAGCTCAGCACCTTAGACGATCTCGATGCTATCTTAAGTTTTGGCTTCCGCGGTGAAGCGTTAGCGAGTATCAGCTCTGTTTCCAGATTAACTTTGACCTCACGCACGGCTGAGCAGAGTGAAGCTTGGCAGGCTTATGCCGAAGGCTCTGATATGGCCGTTAAGGTGATCCCTGCGGCCCACCCAGTAGGTTCAACTGTAGAGGCCGTGGATCTGTTTTTTAATACTCCAGCCAGAAGACGTTTTCTTAAAAGCGACAAGACCGAATTTACTCACATCGATGAGTGGCTTAAACGCATTGCTTTGGTGAGAGGAGACATACATTTCACGTTAAAAAACAATGGCAAGGTAGTGAGAAACTATCGACCGGCAAAAACCTCAGATCAATATCTTCAACGCTTAGCTCAGATTAGTGGTAAGAAGTTTGCGCAGCAGGCACTAGAGGTCAAGTGCGAACATGAAGGTTTGAATTTGTCAGGCTATATTCAGTCGCCCTACTTCGAGGGCCCGGCCAGTGACACCCAATACTTCTATGTGAACGGCAGACTGGTTCGTGACAGACTCGTCAATCATGCTGTTAGACAAGCCTTCGCCGAGCATGTTACCGGAGCTCAGGCTAGCTATGTGCTGATGCTCGAACTCGATCCTCATCAAGTCGATGTCAATGTGCATCCGGCTAAACATGAAGTGAGGTTTCATCAGAGCCGCTATGTCCATGATTATATTTTACAGGCACTGCAATCGGCACTCTCACAAGTCGGCAACCCCGTCTTTTCTGCAGAAGAACAGGGCAACCTAGAGGTTTTCCCAAGCTCTTATCAAGCAGGCGTGCAGGAATCTCAGAGAGTCAACGAACCAGATGGCCGCAAGGTCAGCACTACAGCTCATCTTCCTTTGGATAAAGGGCCAAGTACAAGCCCTGTGGGTTCTCAGCATGAGTATTCGATTGCATCGTCTTCATCCTACTCTGGAAGCAAAAGTGGCTTAAGGCCAAGTTCTACTGCACGCCCACAAGCTGAGTTACCTTCGGCTGCGGCTATCGCTTCTTATGGGGCCTTATTGACCACTCCTGTGGTTCCATCCTTAGGGCGTAGTGAGCTTGCTAATGAGCAGCAAGCCATGCCACCAGTATTGGACGCTAGATATTGGGTGTTAACCCAAGGGGATAAACTCACATTATTATCGATAGAAGCAATTGCCTCCAGACTCTTACAAATAAGCATATTCGCTAAGCTCGATGGCGGCTTGATCAGTCAGCCGCTGCTGATGCCAGTCTCAATACCTATGGATGATGACTGGAAGGAGACGATTGAGCACAGAGAGTTAGTGTTAAGAAAGATAGGAATTGAGCTAACAATTCGCCTAGGGCAGTTGATAATAAAGAAAGTGCCCCCATATTTAAGACAGAGTCAGTTGGTCAGTGTGATCCCCGAGCTATTACAGTGGTTTCGTTTTGAAGAGCCAGGCCAGGAGGCGTTGGCAAGCTGGATTGCCAAGCATTGCGAAATAAATTTCGAGTCTCCGGCTCAAATCTGGCAAGACTTGATGTTAGCGGAACAGAGCCTGAGAGAGGAGTTGATGACGGACGTCATTAGCTTACCCTGGCAAGTTTGGTTGGAAAAAGGGCACTGA
- the miaA gene encoding tRNA (adenosine(37)-N6)-dimethylallyltransferase MiaA encodes MSEASLPKIITLMGPTASGKTALAIELVKEHNCEIISVDSALIYRGMDIGSAKPTAEELAVAPHRLIDIRDPLQSYSAADFRTDALREIADIVKSGKTPLLVGGTMLYFKALLEGLSPLPAADEVIRAEIAAEAQTHGWQHLHDELTRVDSVSAERIHPNDPQRLSRALEVFRISGKSLTQLTQIKSPPLPYEVIQFAISPKDRKVLHLSIEERFKLMLNQGFVEEVRTLRQRNDLHLALPSMRCVGYRQCWQYLDGDYDYNTMVDKGVIATRQLAKRQLTWLRGWSELNWLETGLDSNLTSVLRHCR; translated from the coding sequence GTGAGTGAAGCGAGTTTACCGAAAATTATTACTCTGATGGGCCCCACAGCCTCAGGGAAAACGGCGTTAGCGATTGAGCTGGTCAAAGAGCACAATTGTGAAATCATCTCCGTCGATTCGGCTCTTATCTATCGTGGCATGGATATAGGCAGCGCTAAACCGACGGCAGAAGAACTCGCGGTAGCGCCGCACAGGTTGATCGATATACGCGACCCTTTGCAGAGTTACTCTGCGGCGGATTTTAGAACCGATGCGCTTAGAGAGATTGCCGATATTGTAAAGTCCGGTAAAACGCCCTTGCTTGTAGGGGGCACCATGCTTTATTTTAAGGCTCTGCTAGAGGGATTATCACCCCTACCGGCAGCCGACGAAGTTATAAGGGCTGAGATCGCCGCTGAAGCACAGACCCATGGGTGGCAACATCTGCATGATGAGTTAACGCGAGTCGATTCGGTTTCGGCCGAGCGTATTCATCCTAATGATCCTCAACGATTATCCAGGGCGTTAGAGGTATTTAGGATCAGTGGTAAAAGTTTAACGCAGCTGACGCAAATTAAGTCTCCTCCTCTGCCATATGAGGTTATTCAATTTGCAATTTCACCGAAAGATCGAAAAGTGTTACATCTTTCTATAGAAGAAAGATTCAAATTGATGTTAAATCAAGGTTTCGTTGAAGAAGTTCGTACGCTTAGGCAGCGAAATGATCTGCATTTAGCGCTTCCCTCAATGAGATGTGTAGGCTATAGGCAGTGCTGGCAGTACCTTGATGGTGACTATGACTATAATACTATGGTCGATAAGGGGGTAATTGCTACTAGGCAATTAGCTAAGCGTCAATTAACATGGTTAAGAGGATGGTCTGAGTTAAATTGGCTGGAAACTGGGTTAGATTCAAATCTAACGAGTGTATTGCGACATTGTCGCTAG